A segment of the Ochotona princeps isolate mOchPri1 chromosome 16, mOchPri1.hap1, whole genome shotgun sequence genome:
AGTGTGCGGGCCCCCGGCTGTCCCCCACCTCCGTGCCCGGCCCTCCGGATGCCCACGCGGGACGCCAGGCTCCCTGACGCCACTCCGGGCCTAAGACCGCCTGCCCTGGGCGGCCCGCGTGACTCAGTGGACTGGGCCCTGCGTGATTCAGCTGGGGTGGTGGTCGTGGTGGGGCCCTCgcgggggggagggagaggactcCTGGGAAGGGGTGTCTCTTGAGGCGCTGTGGGGCCTGCTCACCTTAGGCAGCCTCACCTGTGCCGAGTGCTGCAGGGCAGGCCCCGGGCTGGGGCTGGTCGGGGAGGATGCCCCGGCCCAGAGCTCTGCTCTGCGGGCAGGAGGGGAGGCCCGCCAGGGGGCGCTGTCAGATGCCACGTCTTGCCACAGTGGATGCTCTCCcagtttattttttctattaaatgTTCGCTTTGATTCAGTTTGGTTTGCCCTTGCAGACAAGCTTagaagggtggtggtggtggtgacggcCGGGGCAGGGAGTTGGCCTAGTGCGAAGGGGAGGAGGGCCTGGGGGATTGGTCTAGGGTCTGGGGTTCAGGAGAGATGGAATTGAAGTGGATGGAGCCTTCGAGAAGAGCTGAGCGAGGCACTGGTCTTCCCCGGCTGTGGCCTTCCCTGCAGAGCCTGTCAGCCtcttggggtgggagggggctggCTGTCTCCAGTCTGTGATTTGGCCATCCTGTTgtgcctgtcctctgtccccGACAGCCTCCAGCAGCTGTCTGGAATGGGAAGGGCTTGGGGTGAGGGGTCTGGGGGCCCAACAAAAGCAGGCAGAGGCGAGAGTGTTAATTACAGTACAACTTTATTAATACTGGGAACTTCACAGTGCATTTGTTACTTGTAGCAGTGACTACTTCAATCAAGGGGAGGGCAGAGtgaagggggcagggaggagagaatTTATCCAAAAAACCGGACAGAAAGAACAGGATGAAAATGACACAAGGTGGGATGGAgggggtgagccagtggacaggatGAGAAGGAACCAGGGAGGGGCAGCCTGGggtggaaaaataaattaaaaaaaaggaacaagttAACAGCACCAGAAAAGTTACTTCAGGCAAAAGAAGCTTTTGAAGAGTATTTCTCTGTACAAAACGAGAAAGCAAATGAAAGTAAAgaatccctcccaccccccaaccaAAATTTGCAGAGTGGGGAGACTGGCTCGGCTTGGATCCAGGGGCAGGCCTATGAGGTGCTCGCTAAACAGGTAGGGGTGGAGTATGTATGTACAGCCTTGGAGGCctcagggctgcagggagctggatgggggtcCACACAACTGTGCTGAACTCCCCATGGGCTCTTCCTCACAGGGCATCCAGGCTCAGCCACCCCTGTGGGAACAGAGGCTAGGGCTGCCCACTGCCTCCCCCTCAGTCAGCCCACCTGGCAGTCCCTGAGAGGACCGTGTGCCCAGAAACCCCACCCTTGGGGCTTCCCCGCCCAGTGGGTCATCTGCTCTGCTGGCCCCCAGCCACTGAGGCTGTGCCAGGAGGCTTGAGCACCCTCTCCTCAGGAGCTTTTGGGGAGCCCCGAGGGAAGCTTCCTGCCCCTTCAGCCCCACCCAGCTGGCTGTCCTGCTGCAGTCCCAGTTCATGGGACTCCCAGGGGGCCTAACCTGAGCCCCGGGTCGGCTCTAACTCTGCGCCACCCCAGGCGAGGACACCCTGCCTTGTGGCCCACACGCTCCTTGGATCCCTGCTGTGCTACCCACCTCTAAGTCCACCTGGAATCCCTCCACATGCCCTAGGCTCACATGCTTTCTCCTGCTCACATTGGTGACTCAGGTGTGGTGGGGGTGAGAGCCCTGCTCCCGCCTTACCCCACCCGGCCACCTTCTCCCCTGGGGCGGCATCTCCTCTGGCAATAGTCAAAGCCAGCCTTCCAGGGCTTGCTTttctgccaggggtctgcagtcACTCACCATGGCAGCCCAGCCCCATGGGGCCTGACCTTGCCCACCCCACCCTTCTTTTGGCTATATTTAGGACCCtgggaggggggagagacagCTCCCCCGGCTTTTGGGAGCCCTTTTCCCCTTTCTGCTCCTGCCCCGAGCCCACCTGTCTTTCAGGCACTGGCAGACAAATACCCTGTTCCGTCACCTTGTACCCACACAGTCCTCACCCAGAGCCAGCTCCGTTTATTAGTCAAAATacctcccaacccccacctccAGAGGTGGCGGAAACTGACCCCATGTATTAATGTGTCCAGCTGGAAACAGCAAACAGCTCTGACCCCAGGGGTCTCTTGTCCCTGCTGGTCCCACCTCACAGGGGAGGGGAAGCTACCTTAGGGTCCCCTGAGCTCCCCAGCCTCCAACCTGCTCCCCTAACCCCAGCCACGAAATAGGTTCAGCTGACTGAGCACCTGGTTCCTCTCTACAGCGCCCTCATCTCCCAGGTGGGGAGGCCCTGGTCAGGCAGAGGGGCAGAAGGGGAGGCGAGTGAAATCctagtgggggaggggcagccggcCCTTGGGGAGCAGCTGGCCACTGTGTGcaccccaggccaggcaggactgggATGGTTAGGACTGCTGGCCGGTCCCCTCTGCCATGTGCTCACTGGAGGATGGGACAGGCAGGGCCTGCACGGAGGGCATGGAGGGACAGAGGCGGCAAGGAGAATAGAAAACAGGCTCCACAACCAGTTCGAGGCCTGTGGCTCGGACCTGGCAAGGTTTGTTGAAGTCACTTCCTGCTGAGATGCTCAAGTCCAAGCTGGGTGTCTGGTTCTGTCAGGTGGCTTTGCCTCTCCCGGGCTCTGTCCTCTACCCTGGCTATGCCTCCACTCTGGGTGGCCAGCAGCTGGTCACAGACCAGGCCACTAGCTTGCACAGGGCCCGAGAGGGCGGGCAGGTGGTGCCATCATAAGATGCGGGGAGCCGACCTGTCATTGGTGATGGTCCTGCGCAGCCGGACCCCGCGCCGAATGGCCACCAGCATGTCTTCAGCTGGGGGGTCACTGGtggcagctgggggaggggtgggggtctcctctgtgggcGTGGCTGACAGGGCTGTGGGGAAGGGGAACTGGCCCTCAGCCAGGGCATGGGCACCTGCCACTAGCTCCCCGAGCTTCTCTACCAGGCTGTGCCGGTTGGCTGCCAGTCGCTGCTCCTCGTCGTCCTCGGCTGCCAGCCTGGCCCCTGTCCCCGGGTAGCCAGTTGCCTCGGGGGACGGGCTGCCCCAGGCCGTGTTGGGCAGGCTGAGCCGCTTCGGCGAGGCCTTGGCAAGGTCTGGTGCCAGGGACGAGGTGGCCTCGTCGGTGTAGAACACACATTCCTCGCTGCCCGCCCGTGTGGGCCCCACATAGCCAGGGGAGTCGGGCACTGTAGGTGTCTTTACAGGGACGATGGGCGGCCGGATGGGGATGGGCCCGGCGCTGGACAGTGCACGCCGCACTGTGGGCTTGGTGGAGGGCGTGCGTCGGATGGTGGCCACGCCAGGGGGTGCGCCTGTGGCTGTCGGCAGCCCCGCGGTGGGCAGGCCAGCTGTGGAGGCCGGGCGCTTGGTCTGGATTAGGCGGCGGTAATTCTGGGCGATGTTGCTGTTGCGTGGGATGGTGGAGGACTTGTCGAACTCGGGTGGACCCTCGCTGTCGGCATCCCCATTCACTGAGTAGCAGTCGTAGTCGGAGCCTGGCAGGGGATGTGGGTGTGGATGCTGTGCATctggccctccccacccaccctacCCCGTATGGGGGGGGAAGCCTTGCCCCGCCTACCTTGGGAGGGGATGGTGTCCTCAGAGCATGAGGGCGTGGTAGTCTGGGTGCTGTAGCCACTGGAGTACTGCAGTGAGTCTCGGCTGCTCTTCTGGTGCTCCAGGCTCAGTCCGCGTGTCAGCACCATGGCCAGGTCACTGGCCGCTGAGGACACCTCCTCCCCGTGCTGAGGGAGGCAATGGTGTAGGCTGAGGCCTCGTTCCCCGCTTTTCCCCCTCCAACAAGGACTCCTGGCAGCAGCCCCTAGACCTTGTGTTGCACCACCTGCACTGACCTAGGAGCACGGTGGGACCCTGGCCAGATGGTCGCAGAGCTGCCACCTACCTTGGCTGCAATGGTGGCAGGGGACATCCGGGACCGTGGTACATCCTCTCCACCAGGGCCTAGGCCACCTCcgctggccaggcctggctctgAGTCTCGGAGGAGCTCCACCCTGTCCTTCCTGCGCTGCAGGGTGGTGCCTGAGGGCTGCTCGTGGGGGCCTGCCTTGGTCCAGTCCTGTGGAGTGTGGCAGAGAGGTCAGGGGGGCCCTAGTGCTGCTACCCgcgctgggggtgggagggagagggccTCCTTGTGGCGAAGGCTCAGGGTATGCAGGTCTGAGGCTGCGGGGTCACTGTTAATGCTGAGACTAGAACCTGGAGTGTAGCTGTGACTCCTTGGTGCCACCAGGTCGTGGGGTAAGGACATGATGCCCTGGAGGCAAGGCAGTGGCCGCAGTGGGTGGCCAGGTAGCTGGTCTTTCAGGGACAGGTATGGGGCAAAGAGCCGGTGAtggccctggggcagggctggcgcACTGACCGAGGTGGGAGAGCTGCACTCGCTAACCGACTGGCAGGTTTCCGAGGCCTCGGAAGATGCAGAGCTGGAGGACTTCTGCCATGCAGAGGCGCGCAGGGGCCGACGGGCAGGGAGAAAAAAGGTTCTGGTCAGGGCAGCCACTTGCACTGGGCTGCTCCGCTTAGCACCCACCCTGCGCCCCTGGTGTCGCACCCCAGGactgggctgcttccagcctAGAGGCAGCCGGGTCAGTGGGGTCAGTGTTTCCTCAGtccagggccatcctctgctggctcagCAGAGCTGTCCTCAGTCTGTGTGCGTGGGCAGCACTTGGGCAGCGGTTTCTACTGAGCCCGGAGTTGAAGAAGTTGGGGCTGGAGCCTTGGGGTGTGAGGGGGCTGTCCCGGCAGTGAGAACAGCTAGTGACGAGCCACAGGGACTGTAGTGAACTGAGGTGATGCCCTGGCAGGAGGGAGACCATCCTCTGGAGGAGCTGGTGGTGCAAGGGCCCAGCTGTTTATACTGAGCTGCTCGTGCTGGGTCTGCTGCCTTTTCTGGCCCTGTGGCCGAGCCGTCATCCCTGGGGAGTTTGGGCAcccctgtctcttcctcctgtTTTTGACACTAGAATTCACACCCTTTTCCATGTCACATGACAAGTTCGCCTTCCCAGCCTCCAAAGGCAGAGCCCTTCCTGAGCCCTCACGTGGGCCCTAGGCCAGCCTGCCCCACTCCCTCTGAGCCCAAGGTCTGCCCCAacccctctccctcctttccggtgccggcaggtgggcaggtggatgtTGTGTGTGTTGGTCGGCCAAGGCCCAGCACCTGGGCAGCTGCCATGTGTACTGAAGGACACCACATGGCTCATTCTAGTACCATTTCAGTCACTAGCTTAAAGAGACCCTGACCACAGCTGGCCAGGCTGCACTTCATTTTAAACTGCTTAAAACGGTATCTGTATGGTCTCATCTTCCAGTGGTCTTCCCCCATCTAACTAGAAGAGGGGGTCCCTTTGGCTGCTCTGAGCCGCAGAGGTCATATTTTACCCGCTTGTTAAATTATGCAAgtttctctgtccatctctttaaaaaaatttttttatttgaaagagttatggagagaggaggagaggcagagatcctctgcctgctgattcacttcccagatggccacaatggccagagctgggcccgtgttaagccagaagcctggagcttctttgtggGTGGtaggacccaaggacctgagccatcctccactgcctttccaggcccattagcagggaaccgggttggggcttgaaccagtatatagtgatgctggtgccacagtcgAAGGTTTAATCCACGTGCCATGGCCTCGGCCCTGCCCCCTCTTTAAGTGTGTGCTGCTCCACAGTGtcagccgcacagctcttccattgcctcTCACTGTTGAACGTTCTGTCATCGTGCCTTGTGAGCCTTCAGTCATCCACAGTGACACTCAGGATTTTACTGGGTTTCCCAACACCTTGGTAAAGGAACTCCAATGTTCCAAAACTGCTCTACAGAGGCTGCTGCTTCATATGGTGTATTCCTTTAAAAGGTGCTGTTGGCTTAACTTACAGGTGTTAGAGGGCTGTTTTCAAAAGTTAGCTCTTGTGTCTTTAAAGTTcaaagcgggggtggggggacctgCCCAATTCCACATTTTTTGTTCCTTGATGTATTTGTAGGACAGGGGCTCATGTCACgtgctgatctttttttttttttttttttgccaagtttttctgtgtttttgtaaCTGACTTAAGGAGCAACACTTTATGCAGCTCTGGGAAGTTTTATGTTCGTTATTGTTACTGTAAATCTTTCCCTGTTGCTAAGTGACACTCAGCTTTAACTCCTGATTGGTTGTGGCCACCATCTCTGGTTAGTACCACACTGAAGTTAGGGGTCCTTTTCCCTGGACCAAGCAGTTTACACCTTTGCAGGTTCTTAGTATATGAGGCTGGGGCCTGGAGGCTTCAGCTACATCCCTGGACCTCTCAAAAGATGAAGCTCTCACTGGGAGAGAACTGCCTGAGCCAAGTTGTGGGAAATGCTGAAGAAATGTGTGTGCTGTTGAGTTGCACAGTGGTGCTGTGTTCATGGAAGGTTCTGATATTttagatgccagcattacagagcCGGTCGCCTACCAACGGCCTCTGCCGCTTCCATCCTGTCCTGCATCTCGTGTGTGTGATGGAACACTCCCAAATTCTGACTGCCCAGGGTCAGCAAACTGGCTGAGACCTCCCCAGCCATGTTTCCACCCTTGCTGGCAACCCTGTCCTTTTTTCAGGCAGCCAATGCCAGATCTACTAGGAGTCAGTGAGCGGAAACCCGGTGTGGGAACCAACCAGAGATCCGAAGGGGCCCTTCCCAGAAAGGGATCCGCAAAGGGCAGCAGCATCCCCAAGGACATGCGGATGTGCAGCACAGGGGAGTACTGCTTCCACGACCCCAGGGCGCCTTCCACGCCAAAAGACATGGAACAGCACTGTCCCCGACCTGTGAAGAGGAGCGTACGCTGGGACCTGACAAGGATGTGTCCTGCCACCCAGCGACTACTCACAGGTGTGTGCTGCACATGGCTGCACCATCAACACCACCGCAGCCAAGGAGCTGTGGATTCCCCTCACGTCTGTCTGCTGGAGTGGCCACATCCGGTGAGTGGGACACACCTCCAGGTAAACACGGGTCAGTCTTGGGGACATGAGGCCGAGCAGGAGGCACTTCACAAAGTTTGCAGAGAAATGCAACTAGATTATTTACTATTGCAGGAAAATATCTGAAGTCATGCTTGGTATTTTCTTCCTccatagtatgcattttccatgaaatttgagTACTGAAAAGTTCATCCAGCTCAGGGAGTGGTTAATCTTTGGGGGCATTAAGCAACTGGAGGGGCTCCCGGCCTGCTGGCTCCATAGGTATGTGGTTCGTGCATATTGACATTTCTCCGCATGCACACACTGGGCAATGGGAAGACTAAGAGACATGGCAGTGATGGACATACAGCACAGGCCCTCAGGTAAATGGCTCTGTGGCTCGTCCCCGCATAGGAGTCTTACACAGGCAAAGCCTctgttgtggggtggggaggcttGGCAGACATTAGCTCATCAGGGAACGTGGTGCCCTCAGCGGTGAGGCAGTGGCACCATGCGGCCAGCTCCCCACCACTCCTGCATGCCCTCTCAAGCTGCTGTTCTGAGGGAGAAGAGACATTGCTGTGTGAAATAGGTGAAGCCTCCACCCGAGTGCTGGCATGTCAGGAatgctggtttgattcctggctaaTGGGCCTGCAGAGGCAGTGGAGAACAATTCAGGTCCttaggtccctgaacccatgtgggagaccagatgaagctccaagcttctggctttcaatcagtccagctttggctgttgtggccacttggggagtgaaccagaggatggaagagctctgtctcctctcctcctctgcaactcttccttttgaataatttttctttttttagtaaaaGCAGAGACGTGCTCCCCAGCTGCTgccttactccctaaatgctccaACGACCAGGGCTGCATCAGGCTTGATGCCGAGTCTCCCATATGCATGACCTgatgccatctgctgcctcccacggtgccAGCCTCAGGAAcggagctgggtctcaaacccagGTCCTCTGTCCCTGAGCTCTTGTTCTCTCAATCAGGCAGCAGACAAACCCAAACTCAGAGACAGTCTACAAAATACCTGAGGGACAGTCCTTCAAATACAGGACTCTACTCCGAGAGGAAGCAGGCGACACCTGAGAAAAGCTCATAGCTGCCAGTGTTGGACCAAACTGATCTCTTGGAGTTGAAAACTGTTGGTTTCAGAAAAGGCCAACATAATTAGCCAATTAGAAATCAACAAAGATGTCAGTATTAGGGAGACGGTGGAAAGGGATTCAGGGACTCTTTGCAACTTCTTTACATTTGCAAAAGGATTTCAAAGCAAAAGTTAACCCTCTCTTGTTATTTTGACagcaaagaaaggggaaaaaaaaaaagactggaagaCAGATCTCAAGAAACTGTGGTATGGAGACACATGAAGATGGTGAATGACTCAGACTGAGAAGGTCTGACACGAACTACAATCCCTGCAGGAGGGGAAGTGGGAGCTGGGACATGAGTAAGTTCGGCAGCAGTAAGCCTACGCTGTGGAGTCCCTGTAGCTAAATGCAAACAAAGGGCTTGAAACAGGCATGTCAGTTAGAGGAGGGACAGCATACCAATGTGTGTGCAAGTCCCTGGCACAACCAGCTCTCAGGGAGGACATGGGGAAGCAGGTTTGCAGAGCTTGCCATCACAGCCCTGTTCTGCCTGCACCTCTAACTGATGCTGTTTAGTGTGGGGAGAAGGCTCTGAGGGCCCCAGCAAGGAGCTCAGTGAACACGGGGACCTGGATGCTGATAGGCACCTCCAGCTATCTGCACAAGACACCGTGGAGCTCGCTGGGTACCTGCACAGAATCCACAGTATCTCCACGCTCAAACCTCTCAAGTCATTTAGGATATCCAACAGGAGGTGGACTGCTAATAGTGTACTTTTTGGGGGAACATGACAAGAACAAAATCTTGTCATTTACAGGTGTAACATCTTCCCTGCAGattctgagctgtgtgtgtgaAGCCCACAGACGCGCAGGGCTGACTGCACCAATAAAGactgcattaaaaacaaaaatgttgggcccggcggcgtggcctagcggctaaagtcctcgccttgaacaccccgggattccatatgggcaccggttctagtcctggcagctccatttcccatccagctccctgcctgtggcctgggaaagcagttgaggacggcccaatgccttgggaccctgcacccgtgtgggagaccaggaagaggtttctggttcccggcttcggatcggtgcagcaccggccgttgcgctcacttggggagtgaatcatcggacggaagatcttcctctctgtctctcctcctctctgtacatctgcctttccaataaaaataaataaatctttaaaaaaattaaaaaaaaaaaaagggagttcTAACTCTGCTAAGGCTGCGTGGTACAGTATCAAGGTAATCTGCAGCTCAGCCCGGTAGAGCAGAAGtaggagaaaaggaatagcagaaTGCCAGGGAAGAAGCACAAAAGTAAACAAGTCTCCATTTGAGCCATTCAGGTCCAAGCAGCCCAGCGACTGTCTACGAGAACGGGCCGACTGGGGCCTGCGCTACGAGGGGATCAGACggtcagttcgtgtcctggctgctgcactcccgCTACGGCTCCCTGCTCGTGCACCCTGGcacagcagcaaatgatggcccaaggtcGTGGGCCCTGTCAGCCTGTGTGGGCagctcagttctgccccagctttggctgttgtggcattcGGGGAGTAAGCTGCAGATGAAGTGttcattccctctctctgcctctcaataaaatataaaaatgcatattttacaaAAGAGGTGGTTGTCTCAATAGACAATAAAGGCGTATGTTGTTTACTCACTCCTCTAAAATAGAACAATAGACTACAAGCGGAGACATAAAACGGGAATGTAAATGATGAGGAGAACCAAGTCCCGACAGTTGTCAGCAGCCTGAAGCTCACCTGAGGCTGCTGCTCCCAGCCCGCGGGCCTGACGCCCCCTTACCTGGCTGGTGATGTCTGAAGGCATGGGTGAGGGGGGCTTGGAGTAGGTGGCATCCTGGGAGACGAAGCCAGAGTCATGGGAAGAGACACTGGAGAGGCGGGCAGTGGCGGTggctggctgtgccaggctgcgGTAGCGACAGGTGGAACTGGGTGAGTATGTTTGGGCACCCCCGGGCCATGGGGCTCCGCCACCCTTGGCACTGCTACCGCTGCTGGGGGCActaagggagtgagggaggagggcacAGTGGCCAGATGGGGAAACACAgaggtgtgtgtttggggggtgaCAGACGAGGGTTGGCAAGAGGGGTGGGGgcaaaggaaggaaaacacaatGTCAGACGACGAGCTCCTGGGATCCAGGTGTTGCAGAGGGTGAGCCGGGCAGGGCACATGCCACCCGTCCCTGAACAGACAGCCCCTCTGCAAGAACAGTAGTTGCCCTTAGGGTGGCAACCAGGGGAGCCGAGTCCTGAGGGCTCGTCAAGGGCCGGGGTGTCTGCTGGCAGGTACTTGGCCCTCGCCAAGCCTGGTGTTGGCCATCTCATTGGCTCTCCGCGTCCACCAGCTGGTGTTGTCTCTATGTCTAGCATGGAGAACACCTTCCATGTGGATCTGGAACCCACTGTCCCACCATCCCTTGATGGTGCCTGGCCCTTGGGGGCCCACACCTGGTACAGTTCCTTACCCTGGGACAGTGTTCCTGCCAACAAAGCTGACCCAGCTCCCACACACAACCTGCAAGTCCCTGGACCTCCTGTCCTTGTTCACAACCTCCCTGCCAATCAACCTTTGCAGAGAAGCAGATGCCAGGCCTAGCTTGGGTCTATGCCAGTTCCCAGGAGGGGGACAGTGCTGGGGAGAGGGGTACTTGGCACCCTCCCTGCCCAAAAACCTGCAGAGTGGACATCCACTCTGCTGTGGCCCTGGCGCCAGCCCAGGGGAGGGTCCCCGCTCCTGAGCTCACCCCCAGGGTCCAGCATGGACCAGACCTCAAGCCTGTAGCACCGGCCTGGGCACCAGCTCTGAGCAGTTGGCCAGGCTAAATTGCTCCTGACCTTGTGGTCTCAGCCTATGTTCCCAGAGGCCAATTGCTTTACCTCTCAGGGGGCTGGACCTGACAGGGTCCTGCCCATTAAACGCTGGGATCCTCAGCGCCACACCCAAGGGAGTGGTGCTAGGAGTCAGTGAAGACAATGCTGCAGGCACTTGGCACCAGGCACCTGGCTAAgccacctcctccctcctgcaAGGTGCAGGTCCCGTGGCACCTGGGACCCTGAAGCTTCTGGAAGCAGCTGTGCTGGGTGCTTCCCTGCCCTgagggcccagccctgctcacctgcacaTGCTGGACTTGcgggagctggagctgctgggtGACGAGGGCGGGGTCTGGTAGGACCAGCTGTAGTCCGAGCCCTTCAGGTCCTTGATCACCTGGGCAGGGGTAGGGAAGGGGTGGTGTGACTGGGGGTGCTCTTGAACCTGCAGAAAGCCAGGTAACCTGCATCTCCTCTGCAGGAAGCAGGGAGACACCAGGGGGCGCCAGCTCTCTCTGATCCCCTTTGGCTCCTCTGTAATGAGTTGGGCTTCCAAGCCTGGCCTGGGTCAAGTAAGGGacaggggagacccaggagcTCCCAAGGGCCAGGCCAGCCAATGACACCCTGGGGTTGTCGGCTCCTGGACCTGTTTGTTTAGTCCTGGGAATCCGGGTATCTTAGGACACAAATGGAATGAGCCGTGGAAAAGGCTGTGCACACAGTAGGTGCCTAAACAGTGCCACTGGAAGAGACCAGCAAGTGTGTGGATGGGCCCAGGCCACATCTGGCAGGAGTCTGGCTCTGGTAGCGCCTTGGGCAGGTATGCTCAGCCCAGGCCTCAGGTCCGCTCCTCCCACCGCCCTGCCCGAGCCAACCCCTCCTGGCCTGAAAGGCTGCAGTGGCCCCCAGACTTGGTTCACCGCTTGCTCTCAGTCCGAGATCCCTGCTAGGTGGTGGCCACACCCCTTCCATGTGGGCAGGTTCTCCCAGACACCACACAGTGAGTGCAGGAAGGTGTCTTTCCCTGCAGCCTGCTGCCTCCACTGTTCCCAACCAAAAGCCCAGGCTGGACATACCTGCTCGCTGGCGGGGGGCAGCTTGTGGGGCTCCGCTGTCAGTACCACCAGGTCGTCAATGATGCCCTGCAGG
Coding sequences within it:
- the MTSS2 gene encoding protein MTSS 2 isoform X2 produces the protein METAEKECGALGGLFQAIVNDMKSSYPIWEDFNSKATKLHSQLRTTVLAAVAFLDAFQKVADMATNTRGATRDIGSALTRMCMRHRSIETKLRQFTNALLESLINPLQERIEDWKKSANQLDKDHAKEYKRARHEIKKKSSDTLKLQKKARKGKGDLQPQLDSALQDVNDMYLLLEETEKQAVRRALIEERGRFCSFITFLQPVVNGELTMLGEITHLQGIIDDLVVLTAEPHKLPPASEQVIKDLKGSDYSWSYQTPPSSPSSSSSRKSSMCSAPSSGSSAKGGGAPWPGGAQTYSPSSTCRYRSLAQPATATARLSSVSSHDSGFVSQDATYSKPPSPMPSDITSQDWTKAGPHEQPSGTTLQRRKDRVELLRDSEPGLASGGGLGPGGEDVPRSRMSPATIAAKHGEEVSSAASDLAMVLTRGLSLEHQKSSRDSLQYSSGYSTQTTTPSCSEDTIPSQGSDYDCYSVNGDADSEGPPEFDKSSTIPRNSNIAQNYRRLIQTKRPASTAGLPTAGLPTATGAPPGVATIRRTPSTKPTVRRALSSAGPIPIRPPIVPVKTPTVPDSPGYVGPTRAGSEECVFYTDEATSSLAPDLAKASPKRLSLPNTAWGSPSPEATGYPGTGARLAAEDDEEQRLAANRHSLVEKLGELVAGAHALAEGQFPFPTALSATPTEETPTPPPAATSDPPAEDMLVAIRRGVRLRRTITNDRSAPRIL
- the MTSS2 gene encoding protein MTSS 2 isoform X3, whose translation is METAEKECGALGGLFQAIVNDMKSSYPIWEDFNSKATKLHSQLRTTVLAAVAFLDAFQKVADMATNTRGATRDIGSALTRMCMRHRSIETKLRQFTNALLESLINPLQERIEDWKKSANQLDKDHAKEYKRARHEIKKKSSDTLKLQKKARKGKGDLQPQLDSALQDVNDMYLLLEETEKQAVRRALIEERGRFCSFITFLQPVVNGELTMLGEITHLQGIIDDLVVLTAEPHKLPPASEQVIKDLKGSDYSWSYQTPPSSPSSSSSRKSSMCSLAQPATATARLSSVSSHDSGFVSQDATYSKPPSPMPSDITSQKSSSSASSEASETCQSVSECSSPTSDWTKAGPHEQPSGTTLQRRKDRVELLRDSEPGLASGGGLGPGGEDVPRSRMSPATIAAKHGEEVSSAASDLAMVLTRGLSLEHQKSSRDSLQYSSGYSTQTTTPSCSEDTIPSQGSDYDCYSVNGDADSEGPPEFDKSSTIPRNSNIAQNYRRLIQTKRPASTAGLPTAGLPTATGAPPGVATIRRTPSTKPTVRRALSSAGPIPIRPPIVPVKTPTVPDSPGYVGPTRAGSEECVFYTDEATSSLAPDLAKASPKRLSLPNTAWGSPSPEATGYPGTGARLAAEDDEEQRLAANRHSLVEKLGELVAGAHALAEGQFPFPTALSATPTEETPTPPPAATSDPPAEDMLVAIRRGVRLRRTITNDRSAPRIL
- the MTSS2 gene encoding protein MTSS 2 isoform X1, encoding METAEKECGALGGLFQAIVNDMKSSYPIWEDFNSKATKLHSQLRTTVLAAVAFLDAFQKVADMATNTRGATRDIGSALTRMCMRHRSIETKLRQFTNALLESLINPLQERIEDWKKSANQLDKDHAKEYKRARHEIKKKSSDTLKLQKKARKGKGDLQPQLDSALQDVNDMYLLLEETEKQAVRRALIEERGRFCSFITFLQPVVNGELTMLGEITHLQGIIDDLVVLTAEPHKLPPASEQVIKDLKGSDYSWSYQTPPSSPSSSSSRKSSMCSAPSSGSSAKGGGAPWPGGAQTYSPSSTCRYRSLAQPATATARLSSVSSHDSGFVSQDATYSKPPSPMPSDITSQKSSSSASSEASETCQSVSECSSPTSDWTKAGPHEQPSGTTLQRRKDRVELLRDSEPGLASGGGLGPGGEDVPRSRMSPATIAAKHGEEVSSAASDLAMVLTRGLSLEHQKSSRDSLQYSSGYSTQTTTPSCSEDTIPSQGSDYDCYSVNGDADSEGPPEFDKSSTIPRNSNIAQNYRRLIQTKRPASTAGLPTAGLPTATGAPPGVATIRRTPSTKPTVRRALSSAGPIPIRPPIVPVKTPTVPDSPGYVGPTRAGSEECVFYTDEATSSLAPDLAKASPKRLSLPNTAWGSPSPEATGYPGTGARLAAEDDEEQRLAANRHSLVEKLGELVAGAHALAEGQFPFPTALSATPTEETPTPPPAATSDPPAEDMLVAIRRGVRLRRTITNDRSAPRIL